In Drosophila subpulchrella strain 33 F10 #4 breed RU33 chromosome 3R, RU_Dsub_v1.1 Primary Assembly, whole genome shotgun sequence, the following are encoded in one genomic region:
- the LOC119545713 gene encoding serine-rich adhesin for platelets isoform X3, with the protein MCSASVGTEGSVTLQLRDANALEAAATKAASSASASASASAAVSSTTSPNGAASAPASTLENALNIGYPDPEMLADVLGTIQTASLKNNNSITTATSSNSSAKSAGSNHLANPNKITITRRSVQSVSTSTNTSIVSSSNKTNTSYIKNCLIRSSSCSNTVTNVTTLAQIMSNSSTSSAASLLNQHNNNSNCSNSSNFSTASSVGSSISVGSNSSSSSSSNCSNGSNSNSNDSNSSSGGGHSLSFKSTGRHVPAGGLGSSGASTNGSGSVGGIDIISVEAPRKNRPKLSSPTRHGPQQCQICCKIFGNASALAKHKLTHSDERKYICALCSKAFKRQDHLNGHMMTHRNKKPYECKADGCGKSYCDARSLRRHSENHHANGAATPTTSQSLSPTASTSSSSGAGVATSSLSLSPATASGDASSPDGATCIRTYISTGSSVVDAATGIALSEEQIKAMNLPIKTGVTLLSPTTSTSSNASSTASSASSSLSSAGSGSVSGSGSGSISVPVSMAPSPSSGSLIAASSPTITMSDGMNLEGEGLTREQLDLISKIMQQTKQTSAQVTVSSPTSVSSYKINTNSSPSQNRPRTWNMQLVGLNSAQNVTVTVEDNSELAPPSSNSPVEVKEEELSPQMVSNMNPHLLNIVKLDKPVECNLCHRKFKNIPALNGHMRLHGGYYKKDPETKRSEKKDSSGPPLQTASIGVRALIEEKIISKRKDMTKGSFVVPAPPHSSGTTTTLRRSISDLESFLNPKTSTSSHTQTMTTSTGTTTAVLPAATTIKSSSGLSIQQIGLPQSIEIFSGGQKQAKTLNLGTGTNTITITTNNVPTTTTMSALTALKAGGTISGISTATNTDPKDSTLIELLKRGTRIAVTSKKAQSQGQTDSGIMMTSSGSSGAVTELTTIGGTGSVQTVGRQIITNNNRTVIIPSDVQVVSTKSKLSTLSSLVKGHITSSGTCSSGNLSLADGTPLSLTIAPNQEVSGGGGGGAGESGSVITSGGGGVYTVTYTSDGSDLFDDAEVYSVSDTEMLLQTVDSMELLNDEEIKSEHSEDFAMLSEAGDSAHTQLVKLEPESGQANSRSGNGSISGTNTTPLPTFQQFHSKELIMQNSSQIQAIASMRGSGNGTGVLASPLHSPLAYPTPPSSHENMAQSSPFIEDAAAQFVDASNTFFGDKTDFSHIYFKTDEGEATIEQLNEHDNEKILKLKSVLEESSFDPSIKVEDLLNGTDDDTECDLREFAETNLSFLDEDQEFLNDSRNATSPLSESFFTSGIGSAEDVKQVLREVLPDENMQLQLSSEQQGENIIDLYYLPGLGLQSQMMPNSEDPLLSSSPREFGQQRQQMALQQPLEQALQGNIIYQQPQQQEQQQQESQQQQQHQQQQQQSQQEQPQQQQHQQLLLPQQPLNQTESLPAVGQQQGDFMLPLVGGHGFTQVTSQTQYMDTSQGSGVMGMQPLNSLLQPLLYGGGATSSNGNASAGGNEPALLTTDCQMNANQGQLDAGLLFACGNTTTTMANKSLPGLLQNPPPSMTNLQPLSNQTNSILKRRLRSNAPQETHKFSKFHTLSPHRSKLRKPSRTHYTPAPILNPDRKGTGLYSNVRKQLGQGLFDAFDDDFGDSVGLVDFSDESKVNLGSTYQAQIPSCRPFDEASRDPPVAELMWNPEVQEDDKILMRYIDLSKSSAVPMGSHSEEVALQTLLKAQGNSAAAVLSLLQTQSGAFQMKWTAYELEQFLRGLEKHGKDFGKIASELQTKSSGDCVQMYYFWKKLCVDYKVSHLKMEPVVVITPAVEKPYVCEIADCSASFSSKAALHGHVRIHAYGRSASSNTNNSSSTSSGNMQHATANSANSTSSSSSSNTNSNYACATLTNSSSNSNCNNPTSNATPAAAAAQASNMGQNGSNCNTNPNATTATSSALSATPKLETGMGNNTLPIAKEGEFPCKVCGKVFNKVKSRSAHMKTHRVQEPDQKHQLNHQAGPSGLTTVASSTITAPS; encoded by the exons ATGTGCAGCGCATCCGTGGGCACCGAAGGATCCGTGACTCTGCAACTGCGGGATGCGAACGCCTTGGAGGCAGCGGCCACAAAAGCAGCATCATCCGCATCAGCATCAGCATCAGCATCAGCGGCAGTCTCATCCACTACGTCACCGAATGGCGCGGCAAGTGCGCCAGCGTCGACGCTAGAGAATGCGCTGAACATCGGCTATCCGGATCCGGAAATGTTGGCAGATGTCTTGGGCACCATTCAGACAGCCT CTCTTAAGAACAACAACTCAATCACAACAGCAACTTCAAGCAATAGCTCAGCCAAGTCGGCGGGCAGCAATCATCTAGCGAACCCCAACAAGATAACCATAACCAGGCGCAGTGTCCAGTCGGTCAGCACCTCGACGAACACGAGCATTgtgagcagcagcaacaagaCCAACACCAGCTATATCAAGAACTGCTTGATTCGCAGTAGCAGCTGCAGCAACACGGTCACCAATGTCACCACATTGGCGCAGATTATGAGCAACAGCAGCACGAGCAGCGCGGCCAGTTTACTCAATCAGCACAATAACAATAGCAactgcagcaacagcagcaacttcAGTACCGCCTCCTCGGTGGGCAGCAGCATCAGTGtcggcagcaacagcagcagcagcagcagcagcaactgcagcaacggcagcaacagcaacagcaacgacagcaacagcagcagcggcggtGGACACAGTTTGAGCTTCAAGAGCACCGGACGTCATGTTCCCGCTGGGGGATTAGGCTCATCGGGGGCATCCACAAATGGTAGCGGTAGCGTTGGCGGTATCGACATCATAAGCGTCGAGGCGCCGCGCAAGAATCGCCCCAAATTATCCTCGCCAACGCGTCACGGACCGCAGCAGTGTCAG ATTTGTTGCAAGATCTTTGGAAATGCCTCGGCGCTGGCCAAGCACAAACTGACGCACAGCGACGAGCGGAAATACATCTGTGCGCTCTGCTCGAAGGCATTCAAGCGGCAAGATCACTT AAACGGACACATGATGACCCATCGGAATAAGAAGCCTTACGAGTGTAAGGCGGATGGTTGTGGCAAATCCTACTGCGATGCCAGATCCCTAAGGCGCCACTCGGAAAACCACCATGCCAACGGAGCAGCCACGCCCACCACCAGCCAATCGCTGTCGCCCACCGCCAGTACGAGCAGCAGTAGTGGCGCAGGGGTGGCCACCAGCTCCCTGAGTCTCTCGCCGGCCACGGCCAGCGGGGATGCCAGCTCCCCGGACGGAGCCACCTGCATTCGCACCTACATTTCCACGGGCAGCTCGGTGGTGGACGCGGCCACTGGGATCGCCCTGTCGGAGGAGCAGATCAAGGCCATGAACCTGCCCATCAAGACGGGCGTGACCCTGCTGTCGCCCACCACTTCGACCTCCTCGAATGCCTCCTCCACGGCCTCGTCCGCCAGCTCTTCGCTTTCCTCAGCGGGATCGGGGTCGGTGTCGGGATCGGGCTCCGGATCGATTTCGGTACCAGTTTCCATGGCCCCCTCACCATCGAGTGGCTCTTTAATAGCCGCCAGCTCACCCACCATCACCATGAGTGATGGCATGAATCTCGAGGGCGAGGGCCTGACCCGCGAGCAGTTGGATCTCATCAGCAAGATTATGCAGCAAACGAAGCAGACTAGTGCCCAGGTCACCGTCTCCTCACCCACCAGTGTCAGCTCCTACAAGATCAACACCAACTCGTCGCCATCGCAGAACAGACCGCGCACCTGGAACATGCAACTGGTAGGg CTAAATAGTGCCCAGAATGTGACCGTCACCGTGGAGGACAACTCAGAGCTCGCGCCTCCCTCCTCCAACTCACCCGTGGAGGTCAAGGAGGAGGAGCTGAGCCCACAGATGGTGAGCAACATGAATCCCCACCTGCTCAACATCGTCAAGCTCGACAAGCCGGTCGAGTGCAATCTATGTCACCGCAAGTTCAAAAACATACCCGCCCTCAATGGGCACATGCGTCTGCATGGCGGCTACTACAAGAAGGATCCGGAAACGAAGCGCAGCGAGAAGAAAGACTCCAGTGGTCCACCGCTGCAGACGGCGAGCATTGGGGTGCGAGCCCTTATAGAGGAGAAGATCATAAGCAAGCGGAAGGATATGACTAAG gGCTCCTTTGTGGTTCCGGCACCACCGCACAGCAGtggcaccaccaccaccctgCGTCGATCGATCAGCGACCTGGAGAGCTTCCTCAACCCGAAGACGAGCACCAGCAGTCACACCCAGACAATGACCACCAGTACGGGCACCACCACAGCTGTTCTCCCAGCGGCCACGACCATCAAGAGCAGCAGTGGACTCAGTATCCAGCAGATTGGCCTGCCCCAGAGCATCGAAATCTTCAGCGGAGGTCAGAAGCAGGCGAAGACCCTGAATCTGGGGACTGGTACCAACACGATAACCATAACCACCAACAATGTACCCACCACCACGACGATGAGTGCTCTGACTGCTTTGAAGGCCGGAGGCACCATCAGTGGCATTTCCACGGCCACCAACACGGATCCCAAGGATTCCACCCTGATCGAGCTGCTCAAGCGGGGCACTCGCATTGCGGTCACCTCGAAGAAGGCTCAATCCCAGGGCCAAACGGACTCGGGTATAATGATGACCTCCAGTGGAAGCAGCGGTGCGGTTACCGAGTTGACCACCATTGGTGGAACGGGCAGTGTGCAGACGGTTGGTCGGCAGATCATCACCAACAACAATCGCACAGTGATCATACCCTCCGATGTCCAGGTGGTGTCCACCAAAAGCAAGCTGAGCACTTTGAGTAGTCTGGTCAAGGGCCACATCACCAGTAGTGGCACTTGCTCCTCCGGAAACCTTTCGCTGGCCGATGGAACGCCACTCTCGCTGACCATTGCTCCCAATCAAGAGGTCTCTGgtggaggcggaggaggagctgGAGAAAGTGGAAGTGTGATCACAAGCGGAGGTGGCGGAGTCTACACGGTGACCTACACCAGCGATGGCAGTGATCTCTTCGATGATGCCGAGGTGTATAGCGTTTCGGACACCGAGATGCTCCTCCAGACGGTGGACTCCATGGAGCTGCTCAACGACGAGGAGATCAAGAGCGAACATTCCGAGGACTTTGCCATGCTGAGCGAAGCTGGCGACAGTGCGCACACCCAGCTGGTCAAACTGGAGCCGGAAAGTGGGCAAGCCAACTCTCGATCTGGAAACGGATCCATTTCCGGTACGAATACCACGCCGTTGCCCACCTTCCAGCAATTCCATTCCAAGGAGCTGATCATGCAGAACAGTTCGCAGATCCAGGCGATAGCCAGCATGCGAGGAAGTGGAAATGGAACTGGTGTCCTGGCCTCGCCGCTCCACTCGCCCCTGGCCTATCCAACACCCCCCTCGAGTCACGAGAATATGGCCCAGAGTTCGCCGTTTATCGAGGATGCAGCTGCCCAGTTTGTGGATGCCAGCAACACCTTCTTCGGCGACAAGACGGACTTCTCGCACATTTACTTCAAGACGGATGAGGGCGAAGCCACCATTGAGCAGCTGAATGAGCACGACAACGAGAAGATCCTCAAACTGAAGTCGGTGCTGGAGGAGAGCAGTTTCGATCCCTCCATCAAGGTGGAGGATCTACTGAATGGCACGGACGATGACACCGAGTGTGATCTGCGGGAGTTTGCGGAGACGAACCTGTCGTTCCTGGACGAGGATCAGGAGTTCCTCAACGACTCGCGGAATGCCACCTCTCCGCTCTCCGAGTCCTTCTTCACCAGCGGCATTGGCTCTGCGGAGGATGTGAAGCAGGTGCTGAGGGAAGTTCTGCCCGATGAGAATATGCAGCTCCAGTTGAGCAGTGAGCAGCAGGGCGAGAACATCATCGATCTCTATTATCTGCCCGGCTTGGGCCTGCAGTCCCAGATGATGCCCAATTCGGAGGACCCCCTGCTCTCCTCTTCACCTAGGGAATTTGGCCAGCAAAGGCAGCAGATGGCTCTGCAGCAACCGCTGGAGCAGGCACTTCAGGGCAACATTATCTAccagcagccgcagcagcaagagcagcagcaacaggagtcacaacaacaacagcaacatcagcagcagcaacagcaatcgCAGCAGGagcaaccacaacaacagcaacatcagcaattGCTGCTGCCCCAGCAACCACTCAATCAAACGGAATCCCTGCCAGCGGTGGGTCAGCAGCAGGGTGACTTCATGTTGCCCCTGGTGGGTGGCCATGGATTCACTCAAGTCACCAGCCAAACCCAGTACATGGACACAAGCCAGGGGTCAGGGGTCATGGGAATGCAGCCTCTAAACAGCCTGCTCCAACCACTGCTTTATGGTGGTGGGGCAACCTCTTCCAATGGCAACGCCTCAGCCGGGGGCAATGAACCCGCTCTGCTCACCACGGATTGCCAAATGAATGCCAATCAAGGCCAACTCGATGCGGGCCTGCTGTTTGCCTGTGGCAATACGACAACAACCATGGCGAACAAGTCCCTGCCCGGTCTCCTGCAGAACCCTCCGCCTAGTATGACCAATCTACAGCCGCTGTCAAACCAAACCAATTCCATACTGAAGCGCCGCCTGCGCTCCAATGCCCCCCAGGAGACGCACAAGTTCTCCAAGTTCCACACCCTGTCACCGCATCGATCCAAGCTGCGCAAGCCATCCCGCACCCACTATACGCCCGCACCCATCCTGAATCCGGATCGCAAGGGCACCGGGCTGTACAGCAATGTACGCAAGCAATTGGGTCAGGGTCTGTTCGACGCCTTCGACGATGACTTCGGGGACTCGGTGGGCCTGGTGGACTTCTCCGATGAGTCCAAGGTTAATTTGGGTTCGACCTATCAGGCGCAGATACCCAGCTGCCGGCCATTTGATGAGGCATCGAGGGACCCGCCGGTCGCCGAGCTGATGTGGAATCCAGAGGTGCAGGAGGATGACAAGATCCTGATGCGCTACATTGATCTCAGCAAGTCGTCGGCCGTGCCCATGGGCAGTCATTCCGAGGAGGTGGCGCTCCAAACGCTGCTCAAGGCCCAAGGTAACTCGGCAGCGGCGGTGCTCAGCCTACTGCAAACGCAATCCGGCGCCTTCCAGATGAAGTGGACCGCCTACGAGCTGGAGCAGTTCTTGCGAGGATTGGAGAAGCACGGCAAGGACTTTGGCAAGATTGCCAGTGAG CTGCAGACAAAATCCTCCGGCGATTGTGTGCAAATGTACTACTTCTGGAAGAAGCTGTGCGTGGACTACAAGGTGTCGCACTTGAAGATGGAGCCCGTGGTCGTCATTACTCCGGCTGTGGAGAAGCCCTACGTCTGCGAGATCGCCGATTGCTCAGCG AGCTTCAGTTCGAAAGCAGCGCTGCACGGCCATGTCCGCATACACGCTTATGGCCGCAGtgccagcagcaacaccaacaacagcagcagcaccagcagcggCAACATGCAACATGCCACGGCAAATAGTGCCAAttccaccagcagcagcagcagcagcaacaccaataGCAACTACGCATGCGCAACACtaaccaacagcagcagcaacagcaattgCAATAACCCAACCAGCAATGCcacgccagcagcagcagcagcacaagCCAGCAACATGGGTCAAAACGGCAGCAATTGCAATACCAATCCAAATGCAACGACAGCAACATCGTCTGCGCTTTCGGCCACACCCAAATTGGAAACGGGCATGGGCAACAATACTCTGCCAATTGCCAAGGAGGGCGAGTTCCCCTGCAAGGTGTGCGGCAA GGTCTTCAATAAGGTGAAGAGTCGCAGTGCGCACATGAAGACGCACCGCGTCCAGGAACCGGATCAAAAACACCAGCTGAACCATCAGGCTGGACCATCAGGATTGACCACCGTCGCCTCATCAACCATCACCGCCCCTTCGTAG